One window of the Amycolatopsis mediterranei genome contains the following:
- a CDS encoding recombinase family protein, translating to MAAEIISDPWSTLDDILGLEVADVADDGIGALAGYGRCSTEDNQDPETSRGWQFGNARKFVEPLGGQIVAEFFDIGQSRSVPWERRTESARLLAELKNPRRGWDAIVVGEGTRCWFGNQFSLIAPKFAAYGVDLWVPELGGKYDARNPSHKMLMSVLGGMSESERQHVQARVRAAMDAQVINEGRHQGGRAPYGYIVVDSGPHPNPRKAAEGFKLRALALDETTADVVRRIFAEYLDGNGDRAIANLLNRDGIPCPSAHRREQNRHRLADGWQGSSVRAILDNPRYTGYAIFGRWTKHETLLDPEDVAAGHVVRFKRAAPDRIVRSRVQAHPAIVSVETFTQAQLLRRSKSAGGLKTARKAERGARKTARSYLLRGLVRCGVCGRKMQGATIRKGSYYRCTSRTMAPGSPKLADHPTTVNLREGVVVEAINGWLHELFHPDNRDRTAAALLGSDGSQANGGPLEAARNRLADAEARLQRYQAAIAAGVEPEALVAPINQAQAERAAAKAQIESVPADSTVSRAEIYARIDALGDVCGTLADATTAGMSRLYRALNLELRYEPKELAVYATTSPGVDSACVRGGT from the coding sequence GTGGCAGCTGAAATCATCAGCGACCCGTGGTCGACCCTGGACGACATTCTCGGTCTTGAGGTCGCCGACGTGGCGGACGACGGGATCGGAGCGTTGGCGGGCTACGGCCGGTGCTCAACTGAGGACAACCAGGACCCGGAGACCTCGCGCGGTTGGCAGTTCGGGAACGCGCGGAAGTTCGTCGAGCCGCTCGGCGGGCAGATCGTGGCGGAGTTCTTCGACATCGGTCAGTCGCGGTCCGTCCCGTGGGAACGGAGAACCGAGAGCGCGCGGCTGCTCGCAGAGTTGAAGAATCCGCGCCGTGGGTGGGATGCCATCGTGGTCGGTGAAGGCACCCGCTGTTGGTTCGGCAACCAGTTCTCCCTGATCGCGCCGAAGTTTGCGGCCTATGGCGTGGATCTGTGGGTGCCGGAGCTGGGCGGGAAGTACGACGCGCGGAACCCGTCGCACAAGATGCTGATGAGCGTGCTCGGCGGGATGAGCGAGTCGGAGCGCCAGCACGTTCAGGCGCGCGTTCGTGCGGCGATGGACGCGCAGGTGATCAACGAAGGACGACACCAAGGCGGCCGGGCGCCGTACGGGTACATCGTTGTCGACAGTGGTCCTCACCCGAATCCGCGGAAGGCTGCCGAAGGGTTCAAGTTGCGTGCTTTGGCGCTCGACGAGACGACGGCGGACGTCGTGCGGCGAATCTTCGCCGAGTACCTCGACGGCAACGGTGACCGGGCGATCGCCAACCTGCTGAATCGGGACGGTATTCCTTGTCCCTCCGCGCATCGGCGGGAGCAGAACCGACACCGGCTTGCGGACGGCTGGCAGGGCAGCTCGGTGCGGGCGATCTTGGACAATCCGCGGTACACCGGCTACGCGATCTTCGGGCGCTGGACGAAACACGAGACGTTGCTTGACCCTGAGGACGTCGCCGCGGGCCACGTGGTGCGGTTCAAGCGCGCTGCTCCGGACCGGATCGTACGGTCGCGCGTGCAGGCCCATCCGGCGATCGTGTCCGTGGAAACGTTCACGCAGGCTCAACTACTGCGCCGGTCGAAGTCGGCAGGTGGGCTGAAGACGGCGCGCAAGGCCGAGCGGGGCGCCCGGAAGACCGCGCGGTCCTATCTGCTGCGTGGTCTGGTCCGATGCGGAGTTTGCGGCCGGAAGATGCAAGGCGCCACGATCAGGAAGGGCTCCTACTACCGCTGCACCTCACGGACCATGGCGCCCGGCTCACCGAAACTGGCGGACCACCCGACGACGGTCAATCTGCGCGAGGGCGTGGTCGTCGAGGCGATCAACGGATGGCTTCACGAGTTGTTCCACCCGGACAACCGCGACCGAACAGCGGCCGCGCTACTCGGCTCGGACGGCAGTCAGGCCAACGGTGGTCCGCTCGAAGCGGCACGAAACCGGCTGGCAGACGCGGAGGCGAGGCTCCAGCGGTATCAGGCAGCGATCGCGGCCGGCGTCGAGCCCGAAGCCCTCGTCGCCCCGATCAACCAAGCACAGGCCGAACGAGCGGCCGCGAAAGCGCAGATCGAGAGCGTTCCAGCCGATTCGACGGTAAGCCGCGCCGAGATCTACGCGAGGATCGACGCTCTCGGCGATGTCTGCGGGACCTTGGCCGACGCGACCACGGCTGGCATGAGCCGCCTGTACCGCGCCCTGAACCTGGAGCTACGCTACGAACCAAAAGAGCTGGCCGTCTATGCGACGACCAGCCCGGGTGTAGATAGTGCGTGTGTCCGAGGGGGGACTTGA
- a CDS encoding cellulose-binding domain-containing protein, translated as MARAGWQSDDEISVDELLRETGAMPRSLDASEPHVRVREDDTGAGYRERLEQRAREAAAAQQRAGRRIRWVSALCGGLVVIGSLVIIAVTSESSPGRQVAMAPDPLAPATTSRTVATTAPSPTPVPTVLRQISTSASPTTAAPKTTAATSQTQVAAPPAPVASCTVHYAVTDQWNNGFTAGVAVTNTGNQTIEPWTAGWTFTAGQRVTHSWNGDYSQSGSRVTMKAVSYNLTLAPGATVNIGFNGAFDHGNPTPVGFTLNGASCGTN; from the coding sequence ATGGCGCGCGCAGGGTGGCAGTCTGATGATGAGATTTCCGTTGACGAGCTGCTGCGGGAAACCGGGGCCATGCCTCGGTCGCTGGATGCCTCCGAGCCCCATGTGCGGGTGCGTGAGGATGACACCGGGGCCGGCTATCGGGAACGGCTCGAGCAGCGGGCGCGGGAGGCCGCCGCCGCTCAGCAGCGGGCCGGGCGGCGGATTCGGTGGGTGTCCGCCCTCTGCGGGGGCCTTGTCGTCATCGGGAGCCTGGTGATCATTGCCGTCACCTCGGAGAGCTCGCCCGGGCGGCAAGTCGCCATGGCTCCTGATCCGCTTGCCCCCGCCACCACTTCGCGAACCGTCGCCACCACGGCGCCGAGCCCCACGCCGGTGCCCACCGTTCTGCGGCAGATCTCGACCTCCGCGTCGCCCACGACGGCGGCGCCCAAGACCACCGCCGCCACCAGCCAGACCCAGGTTGCCGCGCCGCCCGCTCCGGTCGCCTCGTGCACCGTCCACTACGCCGTCACCGACCAGTGGAACAACGGGTTCACCGCCGGCGTCGCCGTCACCAACACCGGCAACCAGACGATCGAACCGTGGACCGCCGGCTGGACCTTCACCGCCGGGCAACGGGTCACCCACAGCTGGAACGGCGACTACTCCCAGAGCGGCTCGCGGGTCACCATGAAGGCGGTTTCCTACAACCTGACCCTCGCCCCGGGCGCGACCGTCAACATCGGCTTCAACGGCGCCTTCGACCACGGCAACCCCACGCCCGTCGGCTTCACCCTCAACGGCGCCTCCTGCGGGACGAACTAG
- a CDS encoding DUF6480 family protein, producing the protein MTAEPPDPDPRRTPDLEAGGGVPPGSTPPDSAQTSGLSHPQPMPSKAMPVLWLVLTGVLVLMVAGLVVALAFGWLRGV; encoded by the coding sequence ATGACCGCCGAACCCCCGGATCCGGACCCCCGCCGGACCCCGGACCTGGAAGCCGGGGGCGGGGTGCCCCCGGGCAGCACACCACCCGACTCCGCTCAGACGTCGGGGTTGTCGCACCCGCAGCCGATGCCGTCCAAGGCGATGCCGGTGCTGTGGCTGGTCCTCACCGGCGTCCTCGTGCTGATGGTCGCCGGGCTGGTCGTCGCGCTCGCGTTCGGCTGGCTGCGCGGTGTCTGA
- a CDS encoding DUF3156 family protein, which yields MDGIDPTGVLRRIQEVVAAARAGTGDQARVLDALSGLRLLREELASWEPELIAAARAAGASWVALAPALGVASRQAAERRYLRLQPSHTGEKTGEARVDAERDRRAGDRAVADWARRNSAILRQLAGRVSALDGLGPAGQASADRLGAALGDDDPATLLPPLAAAQPHLTGAHAGLAEQLGEISAHTDQLRRDAAGNRRSRD from the coding sequence ATGGACGGGATCGATCCCACCGGCGTGCTGCGCCGGATCCAGGAGGTGGTCGCGGCCGCCCGGGCCGGGACGGGCGACCAGGCCCGGGTGCTGGACGCGCTGTCCGGCCTGCGGCTGCTGCGCGAGGAGCTGGCGAGCTGGGAACCGGAGCTGATCGCGGCGGCCAGGGCGGCCGGTGCCAGCTGGGTGGCGCTCGCGCCCGCGCTGGGCGTCGCGAGCCGACAGGCCGCGGAACGGCGCTACCTGCGGCTGCAGCCGTCGCACACCGGCGAGAAGACCGGCGAAGCGCGGGTCGACGCGGAACGCGACCGGCGCGCGGGCGACCGGGCCGTCGCCGACTGGGCCCGCCGCAACTCCGCGATCCTGCGCCAGCTCGCCGGCCGGGTCAGCGCACTCGACGGGCTGGGCCCGGCCGGCCAGGCCAGCGCCGACCGCCTCGGCGCGGCCCTCGGCGACGACGACCCGGCGACGCTGCTCCCGCCGCTGGCCGCCGCCCAGCCGCACCTGACCGGCGCACACGCCGGACTGGCCGAGCAGCTCGGCGAAATCTCGGCCCACACCGACCAGCTGCGTCGCGACGCGGCCGGCAACCGCCGCTCCCGGGATTGA
- a CDS encoding Hsp20/alpha crystallin family protein encodes MLMRTDPFRDLDRFAQQVFGAGTWSKPAAMPMDAYRAGDEFVVCFDLPGVDPGAVELDIERNVLTVKAERRPLPTGDDVRMHVSERRLGVFSRQLFLGDTLDTEHITANYDAGVLTVRIPIVEKAKPRRIEVGGAGDRTQLEA; translated from the coding sequence ATGTTGATGCGCACCGATCCGTTCCGTGACCTCGACCGTTTCGCCCAGCAGGTCTTCGGCGCCGGCACCTGGTCGAAGCCGGCCGCGATGCCGATGGACGCCTACCGCGCCGGCGACGAGTTCGTGGTGTGCTTCGACCTGCCCGGCGTCGATCCCGGCGCCGTCGAGCTGGACATCGAGCGCAACGTCCTCACCGTCAAGGCCGAACGACGGCCGCTGCCGACCGGTGACGACGTCCGGATGCACGTCTCCGAGCGGCGGCTGGGCGTGTTCTCCCGCCAGCTGTTCCTCGGCGACACCCTGGACACCGAGCACATCACCGCGAACTACGACGCCGGGGTGCTGACCGTCCGCATCCCGATCGTCGAGAAGGCGAAGCCACGGCGCATCGAGGTCGGCGGCGCCGGCGATCGCACGCAGCTCGAGGCCTGA
- a CDS encoding nitroreductase family deazaflavin-dependent oxidoreductase translates to MTTAQSYRRMVNAGNKIVVGLQRLGVAFGPMQLLTVPGRRTGVPRTFPIAVIPIDGARYIVQAYPKAAWVANVRAAGEVTLTRGRRSSVARLAELPVAERRPVLRRLVESSPPSVGKRFVTTGLADAATPNAVAAAAERIAVFRVERP, encoded by the coding sequence ATGACAACAGCGCAGAGCTACCGCCGGATGGTCAACGCCGGCAACAAGATCGTCGTGGGCCTGCAGCGGCTCGGTGTCGCCTTCGGCCCGATGCAACTGCTCACGGTGCCCGGGCGGCGCACCGGCGTCCCCCGCACGTTCCCGATCGCGGTCATCCCCATCGACGGTGCCCGCTACATCGTCCAGGCCTATCCGAAGGCGGCCTGGGTGGCGAACGTGCGGGCCGCGGGTGAGGTGACGCTCACCCGCGGCCGCCGTTCGTCGGTCGCCCGCCTGGCCGAGCTGCCCGTGGCGGAGCGTCGGCCGGTCTTGCGCCGGCTCGTCGAATCGAGCCCGCCGAGCGTGGGAAAGCGGTTCGTGACCACCGGCCTGGCGGACGCAGCGACGCCGAACGCCGTTGCGGCGGCCGCGGAACGCATCGCGGTCTTCCGCGTCGAACGGCCCTGA